One genomic region from Prionailurus bengalensis isolate Pbe53 chromosome C1, Fcat_Pben_1.1_paternal_pri, whole genome shotgun sequence encodes:
- the LOC122480700 gene encoding uricase isoform X1: MLQTSVLPKLFFLTLETKFEVESQEKMAYYHNDYKKSEEVEFVRTGYGKDMVKVLHIQRDGKYHSIKEVATSVQLTLSSKKDYLHGDNSDIIPTDTIKNTVHVLAKFKGIKSIETFAMSICEHFLSSFDHVIRAQVYVEEVPWKRLEKNGVKHVHAFIHTPTGTHFCEVEQMRSGPPVIHSGIKDLKVLKTTQSGFEGFIKDQFTTLPEVKDRCFATQVYCKWRYHQYRDVDFDTTWDTVRDIVLEKFAGPYDKGEYSPSVQKTLYDIQVHSLSRVPEIEDMEISLPNIHYFNIDMSKMGLINKEEVLLPLDNPYGRITGTVKRKLTSKL, from the exons atgttacaaacaTCTGTTTTGCCCAAACTATTCTTTCTCACTCTTGAAACTAAATTTGAAGTTGAAAGCCAAGAGAAAATGGCCTATTACCACAATGACTATAAAAAG AGTGAGGAGGTGGAGTTTGTCCGAACCGGCTATGGGAAGGATATGGTAAAAGTTCTCCATATTCAGCGAGATGGGAAATATCACAGCATTAAAGAGGTGGCAACTTCAGTGCAACTTACTCTGAGCTCCAAAAAAGATTATCTGCATGGAGATAATTCAGACATCATCCCCACAGACACCATCAAGAACACAGTTCACGTCTTGGCAAAATTTAAAGGG ATCAAAAGCATAGAAACTTTTGCAATGAGCATCTGTgaacatttcctttcctcttttgacCATGTCATCCGAGCTCAAGTCTACGTGGAAGAAGTCCCCTGGAAGCGTCTTGAAAAG AATGGAGTTAAGCATGTCCATGCATTTATTCACACTCCCACTGGAACGCACTTCTGTGAGGTGGAACAGATGAGGAGTG GACCTCCAGTCATTCATTCTGGAATCAAAGACCTCAAGGTCTTGAAAACGACCCAGTCTGGATTTGAAGGATTCATCAAGGACCAGTTCACCACCCTCCCCGAGGTGAAGGACAGGTGTTTTGCCACCCAAGTGTACTGCAAGTGGCGCTATCATCAGTACAGAGACGTGGACTTTGATACTACCTG ggATACTGTTCGGGATATTGTCCTGGAGAAATTTGCTGGACCCTATGACAAAGGCGAGTACTCGCCCTCTGTCCAGAAGACCCTCTATGACATCCAGGTGCACTCTTTGAGCCGGGTTCCTGAG ATAGAAGATATGGAAATCAGCCTGCCAAACATTCACTACTTTAATATTGACATGTCCAAAATGGGATTGATCAACAAAGAAGAG GTCTTGCTACCATTAGACAATCCCTACGGCAGAATTACTGGAACCGTCAAGAGGAAGCTGACTTCGAAGCTGTGA
- the LOC122480700 gene encoding uricase isoform X2, translating into MEPQRPICRGSSLNLLESEEVEFVRTGYGKDMVKVLHIQRDGKYHSIKEVATSVQLTLSSKKDYLHGDNSDIIPTDTIKNTVHVLAKFKGIKSIETFAMSICEHFLSSFDHVIRAQVYVEEVPWKRLEKNGVKHVHAFIHTPTGTHFCEVEQMRSGPPVIHSGIKDLKVLKTTQSGFEGFIKDQFTTLPEVKDRCFATQVYCKWRYHQYRDVDFDTTWDTVRDIVLEKFAGPYDKGEYSPSVQKTLYDIQVHSLSRVPEIEDMEISLPNIHYFNIDMSKMGLINKEEVLLPLDNPYGRITGTVKRKLTSKL; encoded by the exons AGTGAGGAGGTGGAGTTTGTCCGAACCGGCTATGGGAAGGATATGGTAAAAGTTCTCCATATTCAGCGAGATGGGAAATATCACAGCATTAAAGAGGTGGCAACTTCAGTGCAACTTACTCTGAGCTCCAAAAAAGATTATCTGCATGGAGATAATTCAGACATCATCCCCACAGACACCATCAAGAACACAGTTCACGTCTTGGCAAAATTTAAAGGG ATCAAAAGCATAGAAACTTTTGCAATGAGCATCTGTgaacatttcctttcctcttttgacCATGTCATCCGAGCTCAAGTCTACGTGGAAGAAGTCCCCTGGAAGCGTCTTGAAAAG AATGGAGTTAAGCATGTCCATGCATTTATTCACACTCCCACTGGAACGCACTTCTGTGAGGTGGAACAGATGAGGAGTG GACCTCCAGTCATTCATTCTGGAATCAAAGACCTCAAGGTCTTGAAAACGACCCAGTCTGGATTTGAAGGATTCATCAAGGACCAGTTCACCACCCTCCCCGAGGTGAAGGACAGGTGTTTTGCCACCCAAGTGTACTGCAAGTGGCGCTATCATCAGTACAGAGACGTGGACTTTGATACTACCTG ggATACTGTTCGGGATATTGTCCTGGAGAAATTTGCTGGACCCTATGACAAAGGCGAGTACTCGCCCTCTGTCCAGAAGACCCTCTATGACATCCAGGTGCACTCTTTGAGCCGGGTTCCTGAG ATAGAAGATATGGAAATCAGCCTGCCAAACATTCACTACTTTAATATTGACATGTCCAAAATGGGATTGATCAACAAAGAAGAG GTCTTGCTACCATTAGACAATCCCTACGGCAGAATTACTGGAACCGTCAAGAGGAAGCTGACTTCGAAGCTGTGA